Below is a genomic region from Anabas testudineus chromosome 13, fAnaTes1.2, whole genome shotgun sequence.
tccagattccaaactcttcaccatggccaagaccaaagagctttccaaggatgtcagggacaagattgtggacctacacaaggctggaatgggctacaagaccatcgccaagcagctgggtgagaaggtgacaacagttggtgcaattattcgcaaatggaagaaacataaattaactgccaatctcccttggtctggagctccatgcaagatctcacctcgtggagtttcaatgataatgagaacggtgaggaatcagccaagaaccactcgggaggaacttgtcaatgatctcaaggcagctgggaccatagtcaccaaaaaaactgttggtaacacactacgccgtgaaggactgaaatcctgctgtgcccgcaaggtccccctgctcaagaaagcccatctacaggcccgtttgaagtttgccactgaacatctgactgattcagaggaagactgggtgaaagtgttgtggtcagataagaccaaaatcgagctctttggcatcaactccactcgctgtgtttggaggaggaggaaggctgcctatgactccaaaaacaccatccccactgtcaaatatggaggtggaaacattatgctttgggggtgtttttctgccaaggggacaggacaattgcaccgcatcaaagggaggatggatggggccatgtaccgtcaaatgttgggtgagaacctccttccctcagtcagggcattgaaaagggtcgtggttgggtactccagcatgacaatgatccaaaacacacggctaaggcaacaaatcactggctcaagaagaagcatattaaggtcatggagtggcctagtcagtctccagaccttaatcccatagaaaatctgtggagggagctgaaggttcgagttgccattggagaggatctgcaaagaggagtgggccaaaatcccccctgagatgtgtgcaaaccttgtggccaactacaagaaacggctgacctctgtgattgccaacaaaggttttgccaccaagtactaaagcacgtttttcgaagggatcaaatacttctttccttcgtggaaatgcaaattaatttataactctttttgaaacgcatttttctggattttttttgtcattgttgtgtctcactgttcaaatacacctaccattgaaattatagactgatcatttctttgttagtgggcaaacttacaaaatcagctggggttcaaataattttttccctcactgtatatttaaaaatatattctatataaACTCACATAATGACATATTTTGAATTACTTATCTTTCCTAACAGACCTTGGAGCATTACTGGGAAATAAGCACACAACACTAGTGCAGGTTTTTTTAAAGAACTTGTAAATGTTTCAACTCAAAATAAGCCTCTGCTGCAGCAAGACCTAGGTTTGCTATCAAAGGGTGCTGAGAGAGGCTTTTGCCTGTGTATCATATAACTCACTGCTTAAACACAATTGCTTGTTTCATGTGCTATAAGATTCAGTAGTTTAGGCTGTTAAGTCTGTGCTAATGCACTACACtgaattacaaaaacacacaaacatatgattCCGCTTTTTACTTACAATCGTAAGTAAATGAAGATCGAGCCCCTGAAGCATGCCGCATCATTATAGGAGGcattcctttaaaaaaataaggtTAGGACATTACtacataaattataaaataaaaagagttaaaataagtgcttaaaatactgcattcaaaattattaaaaagtacATGTACACTGGACTGACTGGTGCAAAAAGCCTGCACAGTGACAGGAATGAGGTTGGACTTACTATAATCTgtggtggacaaacacacaaagaaaaaagatagAGACAGTTTTACAACACACCAACCATACCCTCCATAAAAATCCATGCACTGAGTAGTACAGGTAATTTAGTCGATGTTAGAATgatataatttaatgttttacttacttatttGAGGAACGACGTTGccttaaaaacaaagttaagacATTACAGCAGAGTTTTAAAGTAGTTACATGTATTACTTAAAATACTGAAGCCAtcaaaatatgatttttttgcCAAATAAACATGCAGATAATCTAAGGTTTACCACATAACGGTCTGAAGCCGCTCTTTCTAGATTCTCTCCTACCTGTGGAAAGGACACAGGTATCACAGCCTGAACTGCAGTTAATTGCACAACTGTACAATTACATTTAGTACAgtgcttttatccaaattgAACTTCCAAGTGACTTTGTAACTTTATGTCTTAGTGATCATCAGCTGTATCAACGGTATTTACTGTATTGTGATACACAGTATTTATGGAAGTATAAAAATTTATTTTCAGATCCTATTAAGGTTTTGACTTACTTTTTTTCGAAAGCAGTAAGGGATATGGAATACTTACGTTGACATGCTCTAAGAATCactatcaaaaaacaaaacaaaacatatactATACTCAAAATAGATAAAGATATTATATGATAATACATGATAGTGACTTAAAAAGTTATATTCTTTACACATTGTGTCTTAGCATTATTGTAATACAATCATTGATCATTGATTGATATAGTAAAGCAATGGGTCACACAAGTCTTTCATTATCTTTTGAAATAATACTCACTGGGTGCTGGAATATTTCTGCGCACCAGAGGTCCTTGAATCTCTTTACCATCACTTTTGCTGACAGCAATAAAGGCAGTGAAGGAGCTGCTCACTCCTGATTGGACGCTGAGCTCCACCACCTTCTCCTTCAACCCCCCAACTTgctgtcctctgtgttctctctcctcaATCTCCAGAGAGCGAATCAGAGTCCGAGCACCCAACCTGTGGACTGTTAACCTGCAGTAAGGAGTAAACACAGGTGGAGCTTCATATGTGtgactacaaaataaaaatatacattatatttagcTTAGCATGTGCTAAGAGTCACATGTGTTTGATGAGAGCCTGTCTTACCCAGTGTCCTCTGCAGGTTGCAGACTGAAACGGAGCTGGTTCTGAGAGAGATGACCTGCCAGGTTGTACTTCACGGTCACACAgccctctgctgcttctgaacTCTGACAGATCAGTACAGTAGTAGAAACTATGTCTTTATTGTAATACTCAACatgatgacatactgtataagtaGATGGTGCTGCTCCCACCTGTCCAGTGATCTGCGCATAAaccagtgacctctgaccctggaAAAGTGCTGTGATTGGTGGAGAGAGGACAGTGACAGACACTCCTTTTGGTAAATCCCATGTGACTGAGACATCCTGCACAGCTGGCTGTAGAGCAAATCGCAGCGACTGCATCACCtggtaaataaaacattttttaaaacttaataGATGCATTGAGTTTTTATTAATTGGAACAATggcttctaaaaaaaaaaatacaggtttGTTGTTCCATTGATTGTAGAGCAAATCAAAAAGTGAAATAGTGCTGcctcaggtgactctgaaccagcTAGTTAGGCTGACATTTACTTACCTTGATGCGCTGGGCATGCAGGGAATTGTTGGGTTCATCCAGATAAGattttgtgtgatttattattatataaataaatacatttaaacatttcttactTTGGGTTGCATCCTGTCACCACCAGTGATGAACTGAGCATGACCTCCTCCTTCCTTGGCCAAATCATTAATAAGAGCAGTGCTGGCTCCTTCCCCAATCCCAAAGGAGAAACACCTACAATAcagttattatgtttttatcacacagtaacacaacatgaacagtgtttgttgtgttgttctgtctTTGTGGTTTCACCTGTGGGAACCTGAATTCTTCTTCACCAGATCTATAACTTCCTTGGTGTTTCCCACTCCTCCATCGGTAAAGACAAATAGCTATAGAGGAAGTTTTACACATAAGTTAGCACAATCCTGGAGCAGAAGGACAGTGTTATTATCATTTTACCTAAACAGTGTAACTTATTTTGAATGTGGTTGGatatgcagccatgtctctgtatgtgtgagtgaagTACTTGTCTTGGTTGATTGGGAATACAGGGCTGGCTGTAAATGTGTTCGAGGGGCTTAAGGATCGCAGTACCTCCCAGATTAGCTGTCATCTCCTCAACTTTCTTCAGAGCCTCCTCCATCGTCTTTTCACTGTACTCCACACTCTTACTGttatcagaaacacacaaacagaggaggtCAGAAGGTGAATAGTTTTCCAGTGGTACGAATATATCTATACAGGCATTATACAGAAATTCATAGACCGAGTTTTTTGAAGTGTAACAGCAATAATTTCCATGTACATAAGCACTCCTAGCTATATTTACTATGTTGTAAGAATGTTGAATTATCCAGGTTTCTCCCCAAAAAATATCAATGCTCTGTCTCCTGTGGGAGCTGGCATACAATTGCATATACAcaaaaagtgatgtcaaaaacagaaacatatttctATGTGCTCATGTAAAGTAGTGCTGTGCTGCAATAGTGAAACAGTTTTAGTTCATAAGATTTTTTTCAAAcatggtttaataaaaaaaaaaaacatggatcaaatgaacaaaacaagtgTTCAAGCACATGTGTCTATTTTCtgtctaataaataaaacaaaagatttgAAATGGCACCTACTGGCCACCATACTCACGGGAAGATGTATTCATAGGTTGAACCAAAACTGTAGATGTTGAAATAGCAGCCCATTGGTAAACTCTTCAACAGGAGCAGTAAAGTGTCCttaaagaaacagatgaaggGTTAGTTAAGGCAGCTGTGTGAGAGGAAGACAAATTATTTTATGATAGAATCAACAATGGTTGATACCCTGGCACTGGAAATGCGAGTTTCTTCCCGCTTACTGCTACTGGTAGGACAACCCATACTCCCAGATCGatcaattaaaaatacaaattcttCACATGACGCGACTGAAGACATCACAGCCTGAGGGAACTCAGGATACAGGCTCAGCATCACCATCAGATCACCCATCACAGTccctaaaacagaaacagaaaacagaaaaaaaatcacaaacttTCTCTAttgtaacatattttaataatgagTTCTTTCAAATATTTAACTAAATGTCTCTCACTTTTAACCAATAACAGTATTTTCAAACCACTGAACATCCTgttaacaaagtaaaaacttaATTCATTTGCACTCACCAGGCTTGGCAGAGGCCTGTCCTGCCTCTACCACAGCAGTGGGCTGGTGGGCATCTGTGTAATAAATCAGCAGTTCAACATCTCTGTCAAACTTGTGTCCTGCAGCCAAATTTACCTATGGGTTATAAAACAGATAAAgttatacattttgttttcagttctgAGGAATAACAACATAAAGGCGCCAGGCATAAGCCTACCGTGGCCTGGGTTTTCTCTGCATTGAGGTACTGGAGAGGATCCAGAGAAGAGCTGGACTCTACTGTAGAGATTGGACGAGGACACGACACTcgagcagagaaagacagactgtaGGGAACCAGAGAGGCTGGAACAGACGTCACCTGGACACTGGCACCTTCACTTCCTGTAAACAAGATCAGACAGGTTAAAGATGCTGGAATCAAAAagatattaaacattaaaaactattGTTTCAGCAGAAAGTTTGGATGTTTTCCTACCCTGAGGTTGGTATCGAGGGTTGAGCACAGCAGGGAGACAAAACCTCAGTCCGTCATCAGCCTGCACAGCCAGCTCAGTGACATACTCCAGCCTGATGGAGGCGCTCTCTCCTGGAGGAAGACTCCCCACACTCAGAGAAAATATATCTGGACTCTGGTCACTCTCCTCCAATAGAAAGGCCTGCTGACCggagctcagtgcatcatcATACTCCTCACGAGCCtgaaatacagacaacagaTACTCTCTGTGTAACATTCactatatttactgtttttatttcctttatacAGAGTCAATGTTTTCTGTCCAGCTCAcctgctgtttctccttcacctcagctacaatctgtgtttgtccaatgacagcactgaaatgacaaacagcagcatctccaGGTAGAGGGAAGACAAAAACTGCCTCTATTGGTTTGTCCTCCTTGTTCTCATAGAGCAGAGTGGAGACCACTGTAGCCACATGGTCCCTgacctccagctccacctcgatgctcttcagaggaactgaccAAGCAACAAAAccatacaaaaaagaaaataattaataaagacAATTTATAATATTAGTTGTaactttttaagttttaattcAAAGCTCTACCTATTGACCCTGCTATCCCGAGATATAAATACATCTAATGTAGgactgataaaataataacagtacatgaacagagagaaagatgtttGCTTCCTATACTCACCTGGTTCCTTCTCAGGAGTCAACAGACCACAGCGGTTCATCATTGTAcctgtgcaaaaaaacaaacagaaaacaaaaaaaagcacatcGTATGAGTATATTAAAGGTGTGTGACCTATAGGCTTGTTTTGTTAGGAGAAACTGAGACATCTTGTCttagtgttttttgtattgtttatttaatgcttGTCCATTTTTCTTTGCCTAGGCTGAACTGAGGTTGAGTGAGCATGTGGCAGGTCTTTCTGTGAGGCTCAAACTATCATCAGTgcttcttttgttcttttactttcacttaCAGTTGCTTTTCCcagcagttgtttttatttctgtctttgataAAAAGCAGCATCATATTGCTAAACCGTATTGTctgggtttattttttattattgtcatttataATATTGTGATACTGTAATCtctaatgtatttatttttaaactggaATTTAATTCCCTCTGACGGGAAAAACAGATCAAATGGGAACAGAGCACATGTGAAAAGGCAGCTGATCCACTTTAAAACGCTAAAAACATGAACCTCAGTGATTATAAATAAGGCAGGACAGCGGATCAGAGTCTTCTTGAACTACAACATAAAAACTTAGTACAAGTAAACTTACCTTTGACGACAAATGTTTACCGTCCGGGAAAACTGAAATGACAACTGGAGTCTGCAGAACAGGAAGGGTTATATCAGCTGACTGCCACGCCCACCAGGAAACTGCATTTCTTCACAGCAGCACATGTTGTATTTACACTAGATCCAGTATGAAATGACACAACCCTCCTTTCTCCAGGCAGTACAAAcgtttattcatgttttatagCTCATACTTCACTAAATAAAGGCTGaaagtttgttattttttttgtccatcTTCGCAGCCACACCCACTCACTTCCTCGGAAAGGTAATAAAAATCCGCATATTTGTCGGACATGTCATGCAGTTTTTGTAACTATACATGCAGAGATCACCGATTTCTCCAAATCACATTGgaacagacagaacaggagAAATACTGTGATCTCTATGATTCTGCTACACCTGAGGAgcatgcacaaaaacataattaagaAATCCAGGATACCTGTAATATCCTGGCTTCAACTATCACCTTCATCCTGGATTATTGTCTTTCACGTTTGTAAGAATAAGAAGGTGCAGCTAAGTCAGGTGTAGATATCTGGGATAAGTGCGCGTTCACAGTATTGTTTAAAAGACCATATGTATTATGACAGAGTTACTTTGTTGTACATggacaaaactgtaaaaaggaGCCGATATAAATACAGTTACCAGAATGAAGTGTAATTTTGTCCAtttatgtcaaaaaaaaaaaaaaaaaaaaagacaaaacctaTTTTCTAGCAACAATTCCTTTTTTATTACTTCTAACTAGaacaggggtattcaactaaaatttaaagaggtccggttgcacaatatttttggaagcaaaggtccagaagattataatgtctaactatttcctgcgatatattatcaagtagcctgcatgtagTCAATCATGTTTGGAcggcttaactcgcattcaattggccacTAAATAACTACCTTAAACATCCAAATAGCCGCAGTGGTTTAAAATGAAGGTGTCCCGATAGATTTGATATCAAAACGTTcagtttggtctgtagctctgTAGCAGTGATTACCAAAGTTATATGTTATACTAAGACTGCCTTCCTGTTTGCTGTCTACTGTTTACAGTGTGACTGTGCTAAGCTCACTGGGAGCTGTCACTGGTCCTGACCTCTTTGCTGTCCTGCACAGTTGATGCTGAGATGCACAACTACACtcaacattttttaacactttaatgCAGCAGTCCACAGAGAAATGTCCAGAGCTTTCCAAACGGCTCTGCCACAGGATGTCTGTTATTTCACCACAGTGAAGTTGGACTGAGTACAAAAGGAcatcacacatgctcacacagatttttttattgcttaatATGATAGTACCACTTTGTTGTGTATTATGAAGGCATTTCATAGAATGATTGGCATTCTACGATTAGCATCCctagatattaaaaaaataaaaaacatgctgCTCTTACACTACAATGTGGCCGGCATTAATTTATATTCCAGATCTGCATGTACACCTGGACTAATACACTTTGACTGTCTCATACTGAGCTATTAATGCTCATTTTGTTAAAAGCATTGAGGTTGTATTGACTAATCTGCATAAAAAGCATCATATACTAAAGCCCAACAAGGCACAAACTTAAAAGACagcaaatgaaaagtgaaaacaagaaatatttcATTGTTACGGTATGCTATAATGTTGATAAAGTAAATGTTGCAGAATGGAGGAGATTTCCCTTCATTTAGATGAAACCTTTACAAACCCAGGGCGTCTTTTGGCACCTTGCAGCCCAACACTGTATTTCCAGCTTCCACACACTCTGTCATACattgtgctgaaaataaaataaaat
It encodes:
- the LOC113148437 gene encoding von Willebrand factor A domain-containing protein 5A-like isoform X7 is translated as MMNRCGLLTPEKEPVPLKSIEVELEVRDHVATVVSTLLYENKEDKPIEAVFVFPLPGDAAVCHFSAVIGQTQIVAEVKEKQQAREEYDDALSSGQQAFLLEESDQSPDIFSLSVGSLPPGESASIRLEYVTELAVQADDGLRFCLPAVLNPRYQPQGSEGASVQVTSVPASLVPYSLSFSARVSCPRPISTVESSSSLDPLQYLNAEKTQATVNLAAGHKFDRDVELLIYYTDAHQPTAVVEAGQASAKPGTVMGDLMVMLSLYPEFPQAVMSSVASCEEFVFLIDRSGSMGCPTSSSKREETRISSARDTLLLLLKSLPMGCYFNIYSFGSTYEYIFPKSVEYSEKTMEEALKKVEEMTANLGGTAILKPLEHIYSQPCIPNQPRQLFVFTDGGVGNTKEVIDLVKKNSGSHRCFSFGIGEGASTALINDLAKEGGGHAQFITGGDRMQPKVMQSLRFALQPAVQDVSVTWDLPKGVSVTVLSPPITALFQGQRSLVYAQITGQSSEAAEGCVTVKYNLAGHLSQNQLRFSLQPAEDTGLTVHRLGARTLIRSLEIEEREHRGQQVGGLKEKVVELSVQSGVSSSFTAFIAVSKSDGKEIQGPLVRRNIPAPMILRACQRRRESRKSGFRPLCGNVVPQINYRMPPIMMRHASGARSSFTYDYATELNFLRR
- the LOC113148437 gene encoding von Willebrand factor A domain-containing protein 5A-like isoform X6; protein product: MMNRCGLLTPEKEPVPLKSIEVELEVRDHVATVVSTLLYENKEDKPIEAVFVFPLPGDAAVCHFSAVIGQTQIVAEVKEKQQAREEYDDALSSGQQAFLLEESDQSPDIFSLSVGSLPPGESASIRLEYVTELAVQADDGLRFCLPAVLNPRYQPQGSEGASVQVTSVPASLVPYSLSFSARVSCPRPISTVESSSSLDPLQYLNAEKTQATVNLAAGHKFDRDVELLIYYTDAHQPTAVVEAGQASAKPGTVMGDLMVMLSLYPEFPQAVMSSVASCEEFVFLIDRSGSMGCPTSSSKREETRISSARDTLLLLLKSLPMGCYFNIYSFGSTYEYIFPKSVEYSEKTMEEALKKVEEMTANLGGTAILKPLEHIYSQPCIPNQPRQLFVFTDGGVGNTKEVIDLVKKNSGSHRCFSFGIGEGASTALINDLAKEGGGHAQFITGGDRMQPKVMQSLRFALQPAVQDVSVTWDLPKGVSVTVLSPPITALFQGQRSLVYAQITGQSSEAAEGCVTVKYNLAGHLSQNQLRFSLQPAEDTGLTVHRLGARTLIRSLEIEEREHRGQQVGGLKEKVVELSVQSGVSSSFTAFIAVSKSDGKEIQGPLVRRNIPAPMILRACQRRRESRKSGFRPLCGNVVPQINYRMPPIMMRHASGARSSFTYDYTDSSCFADATELNFLRR
- the LOC113148437 gene encoding von Willebrand factor A domain-containing protein 5A-like isoform X5, which encodes MMNRCGLLTPEKEPVPLKSIEVELEVRDHVATVVSTLLYENKEDKPIEAVFVFPLPGDAAVCHFSAVIGQTQIVAEVKEKQQAREEYDDALSSGQQAFLLEESDQSPDIFSLSVGSLPPGESASIRLEYVTELAVQADDGLRFCLPAVLNPRYQPQGSEGASVQVTSVPASLVPYSLSFSARVSCPRPISTVESSSSLDPLQYLNAEKTQATVNLAAGHKFDRDVELLIYYTDAHQPTAVVEAGQASAKPGTVMGDLMVMLSLYPEFPQAVMSSVASCEEFVFLIDRSGSMGCPTSSSKREETRISSARDTLLLLLKSLPMGCYFNIYSFGSTYEYIFPKSVEYSEKTMEEALKKVEEMTANLGGTAILKPLEHIYSQPCIPNQPRQLFVFTDGGVGNTKEVIDLVKKNSGSHRCFSFGIGEGASTALINDLAKEGGGHAQFITGGDRMQPKVMQSLRFALQPAVQDVSVTWDLPKGVSVTVLSPPITALFQGQRSLVYAQITGQSSEAAEGCVTVKYNLAGHLSQNQLRFSLQPAEDTGLTVHRLGARTLIRSLEIEEREHRGQQVGGLKEKVVELSVQSGVSSSFTAFIAVSKSDGKEIQGPLVRRNIPAPMILRACQRRRESRKSGFRPLCGNVVPQINYRMPPIMMRHASGARSSFTYDYSAQDFPPTMHGTPEPPRDPLLQLVSLQKASGCWLLDAALAAALGKTSEEVEKPKPASVNQEVWATVLALIWLHGFKTDAKEEWELLAMKAVSWIHAQNAQCMTECVQAGNTVLGCKVPKDALGL
- the LOC113148437 gene encoding von Willebrand factor A domain-containing protein 5A-like isoform X3, yielding MMNRCGLLTPEKEPVPLKSIEVELEVRDHVATVVSTLLYENKEDKPIEAVFVFPLPGDAAVCHFSAVIGQTQIVAEVKEKQQAREEYDDALSSGQQAFLLEESDQSPDIFSLSVGSLPPGESASIRLEYVTELAVQADDGLRFCLPAVLNPRYQPQGSEGASVQVTSVPASLVPYSLSFSARVSCPRPISTVESSSSLDPLQYLNAEKTQATVNLAAGHKFDRDVELLIYYTDAHQPTAVVEAGQASAKPGTVMGDLMVMLSLYPEFPQAVMSSVASCEEFVFLIDRSGSMGCPTSSSKREETRISSARDTLLLLLKSLPMGCYFNIYSFGSTYEYIFPKSVEYSEKTMEEALKKVEEMTANLGGTAILKPLEHIYSQPCIPNQPRQLFVFTDGGVGNTKEVIDLVKKNSGSHRCFSFGIGEGASTALINDLAKEGGGHAQFITGGDRMQPKVMQSLRFALQPAVQDVSVTWDLPKGVSVTVLSPPITALFQGQRSLVYAQITGQSSEAAEGCVTVKYNLAGHLSQNQLRFSLQPAEDTGLTVHRLGARTLIRSLEIEEREHRGQQVGGLKEKVVELSVQSGVSSSFTAFIAVSKSDGKEIQGPLVRRNIPAPMILRACQRRRESRKSGFRPLCGNVVPQINYSKSNLIPVTVQAFCTRMPPIMMRHASGARSSFTYDYSAQDFPPTMHGTPEPPRDPLLQLVSLQKASGCWLLDAALAAALGKTSEEVEKPKPASVNQEVWATVLALIWLHGFKTDAKEEWELLAMKAVSWIHAQNAQCMTECVQAGNTVLGCKVPKDALGL
- the LOC113148437 gene encoding von Willebrand factor A domain-containing protein 5A-like isoform X8; the encoded protein is MMNRCGLLTPEKEPVPLKSIEVELEVRDHVATVVSTLLYENKEDKPIEAVFVFPLPGDAAVCHFSAVIGQTQIVAEVKEKQQAREEYDDALSSGQQAFLLEESDQSPDIFSLSVGSLPPGESASIRLEYVTELAVQADDGLRFCLPAVLNPRYQPQGSEGASVQVTSVPASLVPYSLSFSARVSCPRPISTVESSSSLDPLQYLNAEKTQATVNLAAGHKFDRDVELLIYYTDAHQPTAVVEAGQASAKPGTVMGDLMVMLSLYPEFPQAVMSSVASCEEFVFLIDRSGSMGCPTSSSKREETRISSARDTLLLLLKSLPMGCYFNIYSFGSTYEYIFPKSVEYSEKTMEEALKKVEEMTANLGGTAILKPLEHIYSQPCIPNQPRQLFVFTDGGVGNTKEVIDLVKKNSGSHRCFSFGIGEGASTALINDLAKEGGGHAQFITGGDRMQPKVMQSLRFALQPAVQDVSVTWDLPKGVSVTVLSPPITALFQGQRSLVYAQITGQSSEAAEGCVTVKYNLAGHLSQNQLRFSLQPAEDTGLTVHRLGARTLIRSLEIEEREHRGQQVGGLKEKVVELSVQSGVSSSFTAFIAVSKSDGKEIQGPLVRRNIPAPMILRACQRRRESRKSGFRPLCGNVVPQINYSKSNLIPVTVQAFCTSQSSVHECLL